The stretch of DNA TCAATCAGGCGTTGGCAGGCCGCATGGCCGGTGTGCAGGTGAATACCAACTCGGGCCGGCCCGGTGGCCGTACAACGGTTCGGGTTCGGGGCTTTAGTTCGATTAACTCCTCCAACAACCCGTTGTATGTGGTCGATGGGGTGCAGTTGCCGGTTGGCAATCAGGATCAGTTTACCAACGCCATCGACTATATCAACCCGAACGACATTGTATCGGTAGAGGTGCTGAAAGATGCTTCGTCAACGGCTATCTACGGAGCGCGGGGCGCCAACGGAGTTATCTTAGTAACGACTAAAAAAGGCAAATCGGGTGAAGGCCGTATTTCGTACAACGCTGATTTCAGCGTAAACACCATCGGTCCCAACCGCCCCGAAGTGCTCAATGCACGGGAATATATGGCCGTTGAAGACCTCTCATACAAGAACATTGAGAAGTATGACCCGGTAGGCTGGGCCGCCGGGCGATATGCCAACCTAAACCCTGTACTGAAACGGACGCAGATGCGGGCACTCTACCCGGACGTGTTCGACGAGAACCTGAATCCCCGGTACGATACCGACTGGTTTAAGGAGTCGAGCCAGAACAAGCTGTCGCAAAACCATCAGTTGAACTTCAGCGGAGGTAACGACCGCACGCAGTACTCGCTCTCGCTGGGTTTCCGCGACGATCAGGGTTTGATCAAGACTTCGTACATGAAACGCTATTCGGGCCGTTTCACCATTGATGACCAGGTGAAGTCGTGGTTAAAAATTGGCGGTACGCTCAGCTACAACAATCAGTCGGAGAACTTAGTGGACATCAACGATGCCGTGGCGCGTCAGATTGTTGAAGATTTTCCTTTCCTGCCGGTTCGCTACCCCGACGGTACGTTTGCCAACAACCGCGATTATCCACAGGCTGAAGGAACGTTTAGTTCGGTACACCGCCTGATGGGTCGCCGGTTTATTATGAACACGCAGACCACAACGGGTAGCCTGAACTCAGACATCACGCTGGCGAAAGGGCTGGTATTCAAAACAATCGTAGGTGCCAACATTATGACGCGGGAAGTTAATCAGTCAACGACCCGTACGCTCGATTTAGGCGGTCAGGGCAACGCGTCGGTTTCAAACCGGAAAGACACCTTCTGGTCATTCGAGAACTTCCTGACATACAACAAGCAGGTGGGCCGCCATTCGTTCAACGGATTGTTGGGTCTGTCGTGGCAGGAAACGAACCTTTTCGGCATTAACTCGAACGTTCGTACATTTGCCACCGACTATTTTGGCTTCAATAACCTCGGTGCAGCAGCTATTCTGGGCGGTATTGGTTCGTTCGCCCAGCGCGAGGCCCTGAACTCGTATTTCGGTCGTTTCAACTATGGCTTAGACGAGAAGTACCTGTTTACGTTCACGGGCCGGGCCGACGGTTCCTCAAAGTTCGGGGCCAACAACAAATTTGCGTTTTTCCCCTCGGCGGCTGTAGCCTGGCGGGTATCGGAAGAGCCGTTCCTGAAAAACAGTTCAGTAATCTCTAACCTGAAAATCCGGTCGAGCTATGGTTTGTCGGGGAATTCCGAGATTCCGCCCTACACCTCGCTGCCCCTGCTTAGCTCAAACTACGCCACCATCTTCAACGATGCACGGGTGTCCGGTACGGGTGTATCGCGTCTGGCTAACCCCGACCTGCGCTGGGAGCGCACCGCACAGGCCGACGTGGGCGTTGAACTGGGCTTGTTTAAAGGCCGGATCTCCATCGAAGCTGATTACTATTACCGGAAAACCACCGACATGCTCCTCGATGCCCCGGTGCCGCTGTCGAGCGGATATGGTATCATTCGCCGGAACGTTGGCTCCATGCAGAATCAGGGTATCGAATTGGGCCTTAACACGGTTAACGTAGCGACAAGCGACTTTAACTGGACGACCAACTTTAACCTCTCCATGAACCGCAACAAGGTGTTAACGCTGGCCACGCCCGCCGACATCTTTAACGTGGGTGGGCCAAACTTCACCAACCCAACCAACGTAATTCGGGTTGGCGAGGCAGTAGGTTCGTTCTGGGGACTGACGCGTTTAGGTGTGTGGAGTGAAGCCGAGCGCGAAACTGCCGCCCGATTCCGCAGCTACCGCAATAACCTGACAATTCTGCCCGGCGACATCAAGTACCTCGATGTAAATGGTGACTTTGCCATCACCGATGCTGACCGCAGCATTATCGGGAATGGTAGTCCGTTTGTGTGGGGAGCTATGAGCAATACGCTACGGTACAAAAAACTGGACCTGACGGTCGAATTGCAGTACTCGTATGGGAATGACATTATGGACATGACCCTGCACCCGAGCGAAGACCGGCAGGCTTTAGCCAACAGCTACAAAACAGTACTGGATGCCTGGACACCTACCAATCAGAATTCGCAGATTGCCGAAATCCGTGACACCCGTGCTGGTTACGTTACCAATGTCGATACACGCTGGATTAAAGATGGCTCGTTTTTGCGAGGCCGCAACCTGCTGCTTGGCTACACGCTGCCCAGCAACCTCATCAGCCGCTGGAAGATGAATCAGTTCCGGGTGTATGCTACCGTGCAGAACTTCTTCCTGCTGACCCACAAAGACGTGATTGGCGACCCTGAGGCTACGCCCACCAACCAGGGAGATAATAACAGCGCGTTCTCGCAGGGAATGATCTGGCACAACTATCCCCGTCCAACTACGTACATGATAGGTCTGCAAATTGGCCTGTAAACCCCAACCACGATTATGACTTTCAAACTACATAAACCACTAAGCATGCTGCTCCTGAGCGGGGCCTTGCTACTGGGACCAACCAGTTGTAAAGATTTCTTAGAGGAGCAGGCTCCGTCGGCCCTTACGCCCGACAGTTTCTATACCATTCCCGACCATGCCGAAGCAGCCATTGCAGCCGTCTATGCTGACCTGCGGGGTATGTATGGCGGAGCCGGTATTTTCTCTTCGACCTGGCAGATGCTCGAAGCCCCTACCGGCACGTCTACTACCGAGACAGCTCAGAACTCTGACCTGAACAATTTGTACTCGCTGGTGTACGACGGCAACACAGCCCATATCATCAACGCCTGGGGCAGCCTGTATCGGGTTATCGCCAACGCTAACCTCGTACTCGACAAAGTGCCGGGCATCACACCGATGAATGCTGACCAAAAAGCGCGGATTCTGGCTGAGGCCCGCTTTTTGCGTGCTTACGCCTACTTTCATGCCGTGCGTCTGTGGGGTGATGTGCCGCTGATTACCAAGCCGCAGGATACTACCACCGAGGACTTTAATCCCGCACGCACCCCGCAGGAGCAGGTATACAATCAGATTGTGGCTGATCTGGTAGAGGCCGAGAAAGCTCCTCTTGCCTGGATGAATCAGAACGGACGCGTGGGTATGGCTGCCGTGAAGTCGCAGTTAGCCAAAGTGTACCTGACAATGGCCGGTTTCCCGCTCAGCAAAGGTGCGACCCACTTCAAACTGGCGGCCGACAAAGCGTTTGAAGTAATAACCTATGCCAACGCCAACCCAACCGCTATCGGGCTGTTTCCGACCTACATGAACGTACACGACGAGCGGCTCGAAAACCGGCTGGAGCATATTTTCTCGCTGCAATACAACGTGGTCGTAGCCGGAAATCCGATGGGCAACATGTTCCCCAACTTCAAGGCGGTAACGTTTGCCGGGCCCGGCGGCACGGGAAGTACGGTGCCGGTGGCGGCTTTCTACAACTCGTATGAAACAGGTGATTTGCGGGCCAAAGATCAGGAGGGCTGGTTCTATACAACCTACTTCACGAATGGCAATGGAGCGCGATTTAACCTCGGTGCGCCCTACATTTTCAAGCACTTTAATTTCGTAGCAAACGGAATAGAAGGCATACCGGGTACACGCAACGACAACCTGAACGTGCCGCAGATTCGCTATGCCGAAGTGCTGCTGACCTACGCCGAAGCGCAGAACGAACTGGGGCCACCTACGCAGGCCGCTTACGATGCCTATAAGCGCGTTCGCGACCGGGCCAAACTGACCACGCCGGCAATCGGTACGTTTACGCAGGCTTCCTTCCGCGAAGCCGTTTGGCGCGAGCGTTGGTGGGAGTTGTGCTACGAGCAGATTACATGGTACGATATGGTTCGTTTACGGCGGTCGTTCAACCCCACTACGCGCCAGTTTGTTAACTTCGTGGGAGCCATCTCACCGTCGTCCAACGCGCCGTATCAGGAGAAGCACCTGCTGTTCCCGATTCCCCGGCCTGAACTGCTTAACAACCCGAACCTGAAGACGCAGAATCCGGGCTATCCGGGCGTGTAAGGTCTATCTGATTCAGTGACTGAATAAAGCCGAAAGCGGGTGGTTGCACAAACAACCTTCGCTTTCGGCTTTATTTGTTATCAAACGATTAGCACTATTGAAATAAAAATTAGAATTGTCGACCTTGCTACTTTGAGCAGTAGCACTTAAGTAGTTCTGACCAAACAGTTTAATCAACCTATTTCTTACATTATGACAAACGTATACCCGCCTTTGAAACGTACACTACCGGTTTTGCTCCTGAGCTGGTTTTTGTGCATAACCGCTTTTGCACAGGACCGGCGACTAACAGGCCGGGTTCTGGACGGTAACGACAATAGCCCGCTACCAGGGGCCAACGTTGTTATCAAAGGAACACAAACGGGCGTAGTTACCGACGCCAACGGGCAGTTCACGCTGCAACTGCCAGCGGGCCGTACCGTACTGACGGTTTCGGCCATTGGCTTCGCAACCCAGGAAGCTACCATTGGCAATCAGAGCGATCTCGCCATTACGTTAACCCCCGACATAAAAACGCTGAGCGAAGTTGTTGTAACGGGATACGGCACCCAATCGAAGAAAGACATTACGGGCGCAGTAGCCTCTATCGACTCGAAAGCCTTGCTGGCGGTGCCCATCACCAACGCGGCTCAGGGCTTGCAGGGGCGCATTGCGGGTGTGAACGTCAGCAACGATAACTCGCCGGGCGGGGGCATCATGGTGCGTATTCGGGGATTTGGTACTATTAACGATAACACCCCGCTCTACGTAATCGACGGTGTACCAACGCAGGGCAACCTCAACACCATCAACCCGAATGATATTGAGTCGATGCAAATTCTGAAAGATGCGTCGGCAGCCAGCATCTATGGGTCGCGGGCAGGTAATGGGGTTGTTATTATCACCACTAAAAAAGGAAAAGCCGGTAAACCACGCCTGACTTACGACGCTTACTACGGGCAACAGAGTGCCTGGAAATTCCTGGACCTGCTTAACACGCAGGAGTACGCCAATCTGGTTTGGGAAGCAGGCATAAATTCGCTCAACCCGCTCCGCAACGGTGTGCCGCAGCCAGGCACCAATGGGCAGCTAACATACCCCCGCCATGCCCAGTTTGGCAACGGTGCCCGGCCTGTAATTCCTTACTGGATTCTGCCCGCAGGCAGCACCGACCCCAACGACCCACGCGCTGCCGACGCGCTCTACAACAACACGCCCACGGCCCGCAACCTGATTACCCGCGCCAATCAGGAAGGCACCGACTGGTACGACGTTATTTTCAACCCCGCCCCTATTCAGAATCACCAGATTGGCGTATCGGGGGCTACCGAAGCGGCCCGCTACGCCATGTCGCTCAACTACTTCGATCAAAAAGGCATTATGGAGTATACGAGCTACAAACGCTATGCACTGCGAGCCAACACCGAATTTAACGTGACTAAGCGCGTTCGCATCGGTGAAAACTTCCAGGTATCATATGGCGAACGTATCGGGCAACCTAACGGCAACCAGAACGAGGCTAATCCCGTGTCGTTCGCCTACCGTATTCAGCCCATCATACCGGTCTACGACATTCGTAATTACTTTGCCGGTACGTCGGGGGCCGACCTCGACAACGCCCGCAACCCGCTGGCCGATCTATGGCGAAACAAAGACAATAAAGAGCGGGAAATCAGGCTGTTTGGTAACGCCTACGCCGATTTCGACATCCTGAAAAACCTGACCTTCCGCACCAGTTTCGGCGTTGATTATAACCTGTTCAACGTTCGGCGGTATCGGGCCATCGACGTAGAGTCGAACGAACAGGCCGGGTCGAATTCGCTGATTCAGGAAAACCGATACGACTACACCTGGACCTGGTACAACACGCTGACCTATAATATGACCATTGCCAACCGGCACCGCTTCAACGTCATTCTGGGCACCGAAGCCATCAAAAGCTTTGGCGAAGGGTTTCTGGCCGAACGGCAGGGCTTTGCTTCCGACGACCTCACCAACCGTTACCTGTTTGCAGGCCGCAATATTATCCGGGCCGACGGTCGGCCATTTGTCGACTACCGGCTGGCATCGGAATTTGGCCGAATCAACTACGCACTCGACGACAAGTATCTGGTTGACTTCACCTTGCGCCGTGACCGTTCGTCGCGGTTTGCGCCCAATTTCCGCACGGCCATTTTCCCGGCAGCAAGCGTGGGCTGGCGCGTATCACGCGAGGGCTTTCTGTCGCGGCTGTCGTGGCTGACCGATGCCAAACTGCGGGCAGGCTGGGGCCGAACCGGCAACCAGTCGATTGGCGATTATAACTTCGCCACGCAATATGCCTCATCGCCCGAATCGTCGTTTTATGACCTGACCGGCTCACGCACGTCGTCGTTTCAGGGTTACGAACTGGCGCAGTTTGGCAACGAAAACGCCCGCTGGGAAACTACTACATCTACCAACATCGGCCTTGATGCTACGTTGCTCAAAGGTCGCTTAGACCTCAATTTCGACTGGTTCAACCGCCGAACCACCGATATGCTGTTTCCGGTGGAAGTGCAGTTCACACAGGGCGTAGCCACCAATCCATTCCAGAATATCGGCGAGATGACTAATAAAGGGGTTGAACTGGGCCTGAATTATAACGACAAAGCCCTGCGCGGTAATCTGACCTATGGCATCGGCGTCAACTTCTCGACCTACCGTAACCTCGTTACCCGTACCAACGGCGACCCGGCTACGCAGTTTTTCGGCTTCTCAAACCTGCGCTTACCAACTGGCACTGTGAGCGTTACGCAGCAGGGCTTCCCGCTGGCATCGTTCTTTGGCTATTTTGTGGACGGTATCTTCCAGTCGGACGAGGAAGGCGCGGCTGCCCCGCGTCAGTTCGACGGTGTTACCAACCGGGCGGGTAATTTCCGGTTCCGCGATATCAATAACGATGGCCTGATTACAGCCGCCGACCGTACCATCATCGGCAACCCCCATCCCGATTTCATGTACGGCTTCAACGTGAACGTAGGCTACAAAAACTTTCGGCTCGATTTGCTTGGGCAGGGTGTACAGGGCAACCAGATTTTCAACTACGTAAAATACTGGACCGACTTCCCAACGTTTGCTGGCAACCGCAGCCGCCGGATGCTCGAACAATCATGGCGACCGGGCAGTACCAACGCCGTACTGCCGCTGCCCCGCTCCAGCGATAACATCAACTCGAACCCGTCGACCTATTTCCTCGAAAACGGTTCATTTCTGCGGCTGCGGAACATTCAGCTTACCTACACGCTGCCGAAAACCGTGTTCAGTCGCCTGAACCTGAGCAATGCCAACGTGTATGTTCAGGCGCAAAACTGGCTGACTTTCACGAAGTACAGCGGCCTCGACCCCGAAATCAACCTACGGAGTTCGAGCGGCATCGGGCAAGACCGGCAATTGGGCGTTGACGAAGGCGCGTATCCGGCGTCGCGGGCGTTGCTGGTGGGTTTAAGTCTTGGTTTTTAATCTATAGTAGAAAAACGAACTATCATGAACCGATTGCATAAATACAGTGTGGCGATGCTGACAACAGCCGCCCTCACGACCCTGTCGACGTCCTGCTCCGACAAATTTCTGGAGGTGCAGCCTACTGCCGTACTCAGTGATGCCAGCTTAGCCAACCGCGAGGGGCTGAACCTATTGCTGATTGGTGCTTACTCCATGCTCGACGGCGTACAGGCACTCTCGTCGTTCTCCGACTGGCACGGTGCCGCCGATAACTGGGTATATGGCTCCGTCACCTCCGACGACGCCTACAAAGGCTCGATTGAAACCGATCAGCCCGAAATTACCTTTATCGAAACCCGTAACATTCAGGCTGATAACAACCATTTTCGGGGCAAATGGCGGGCCATGTATGACGGCATCGCCCGCACCAACGACGTGATGTTGATGACCGCACGGGTAAACGATATGAGCGATGCCGAGAAAACCCAGGCACGCGCTCAGGCTCGTTTTTTGCGCGGCCATTACCACTTCGAGGCCAAGAAGATGTGGAACATGGCCCCTTACATCGATGAAACCATCTATAATCCGTCGAACCCGAATAGCACCAAAGTTCCCAACAACGAAAATATCTGGCCCAAAATTGAAGCCGATCTGAAATTCGCCTACGACAATCTGCCCGAAACGCAAACCCAGCGGGGCCGCGCCACCAAATGGGCGGCTGGGGCTATGCTTGCCAAAGCCATGCTGTTTCAGAACAAGTTTGCCGAAGCCAGACCGCTGCTCGAAGCCATCGTAGCCAGCAACCGCTATCGGCTGGTAGATCGGTATCAGGATAACCACCGCATCGGAACCAACAATAATGCCGAATCGATTTTTGAGGTGCAGTTTTCGGTCAACGACGGAGCCTCGATCAGTAACAATGGCAACCGGGGTGCTACGCTGAACTACCCGATGGGAGCTGGTGCATTAACCACCTGCTGCGGCTTTTTCCAGCCATCGCAGAACTTGGTTAATGCATTTAAAACCGACGAAAACGGCCTACCCCTGCTCGATACGTTCAATGAAGCCGACGTTACCAACGACCAGAACATTCTGAGCGATCAGGCATTCACTCCCTTCGCTGGCCCGCTCGACCCCCGGCTCGATCATACCGTAGGACGCCGGGGTATTCCGTTCCTCGATTGGGGCGTTCACCCTGGCCGGAACTGGATTCGTAACCAGAACTATGCCGGACCGTATTCGCCCAAGAAGCACGTGCCACAACGCTCCGACGCGGCAGCAGGCTGGACCTGGAGCGGCAACCCCCGCCAGAATGCCAACAACTACCGCATGATTCGGTTGTCGCACGTGCTGCTGTGGCTGGCCGAAGTTGAGGTAGAACAGGGCAACTTTGAGCGGGCACGGCAGTTGGTGAATCAGATTCGCCGACGGGCCGCCAACCCCGACGGTTTCCTCAGAACGGCGGCTGGTGCTCCGGCGGCTAATTATGTTATTCGCGAGTATCCGGCCAGCCACCCGGCCTTCAGCAACCGCGACCGTGCCCGGCAGGCCGTTCGGTTCGAGCAGCGATTAGAGTTTGCTATGGAAGGCCACCGTTTCTTCGACCTCGTGCGCTGGGGTACTGTTGAGCAAACCATGAACGAGTATTACCGCGTGGAGCAAACCAAACGCACGTATCTGCGGGGGGTTACGTTTGTGAAAGGCAAGCATGAGTATTTCCCGGTGCCGGTTCAGGAAATTTTCAACAGCAAACTCGACGGCAAAGAAACGCTGAAGCAGAATCCGGGCTACTGATTACAGGTAACAGTCAGCAGGTAACAGCCAGTAGTGGTTCGTATTGGCAGGGAGCGTGACTACAGTAAGTAAAGGCTGTTGGTCACGCTCTTTTTATGCAAACTGTATCGCCATGAACAACCCCTCTTCTTCTGACCGCCGAACGTTTCTCAAACAGGCTGCTGCGCTGTCGGTGTTTTCAATTGTTCCCCGCCACGTACTTGGGCGCGGGTTTCTGGCCCCAAGCGACCAGATTACGATTGGTTTTATCGGGGTTGGCAAACAAAGTGGCGGCCTGCGCGGGCAGTTTCTGAAAAATGACGCCCGCATCATAGCCGCGTGTGATGTCGACGCGTCGAAAGTAACAGCGTTTGCCGATGCTGTAAACGCGCATTATGCCAGCAAAACCGACAAAGGCACCTACAACGGCTGCGAACGCTACGACGATTACCGCAACCTGCTCGATAACAAAGGTATAGACGCTGTGGTAATCGTTACGCCCGACCACTGGCACGGCGTTATGGTGGTTCAGGCGGCTAAAGCCAAAAAAGACATTTATTGCGAGAAACCGCTGTCACTGACCGTGCAGGAAGGCCGCGACATGGTGCGGGCCACCCGCAAGCACAAGCGCGTGTTCCAGACGGGCAGTATGCAGCGGTCGTGGAATGAATTTCGGCAGGCGGTTGAACTGGTGCGGGGGGGCTACATTGGCGAAATCAAAACTATCAACGTGAACGTAGGTGGGCCACCACGCCCGTGGGACCTGGACGCACAGCCCGTGCCTGCCGGGGTCAACTGGGATGCCTGGCTCGGTCCCAACACCATTGCCCGACCGTATAACAGTGTGCTGCTGCCCACGCCTAAAGATACTTTCTGGGGTCAGTGGCGCAATATCGACGAGTTTGGCGGGGGCGGCATGACCGACTGGGGCGCACACATGTTCGACATCGCCCAGTGGGGCTTAGGCATGGACGAATCTGGCCCGGTCGACATCGTTCCGCCTACCCGGTCCGACGCTTCGGACAGCAGTAGCAAGGGCTTGATTTACCGCTATGCCAACAGCGTCGAAATGCGGCATCAGCCCGTTGAAGGCAAACAACACTGCCATTTTATCGGCACCGAAGGCGAAATTAAAGTAGCCCGTGGCGAACTGATCACCACCCCAACCACACTGAAAGACAAGATAATAGCCGAAGGCGAACGCAGGGCATACTTCAGCGATAACCATTACAAAAACTTCTTGGACGCCATCCGCAGCCGCAAAACACCCATCTGCGACGTGGAAACCGGCCACCGCACGGCCACCGTTTGCACTATTGGCAACATAGCGTACCGGCTCAAACGTCCGCTCCGCTGGAATCCGGCCAAAGAAAAATTTGAGAACGACGCCGAAGCGAATGCGTTACTGAGCCGCCCGATGCGAAAGGAGTGGGCGGTGTAAAATTCCGTATCTTTGCAGCTTATGAAGCTGCACTTTCACCAACTCGACGAACTCGATACCGTTGCCCACCGGCTGCTTGCCGACGGGCGCGAACAGTCGGTCTGGCTGTTTGAGGGTGAGATGGGGGCGGGTAAAACTACGCTCATCAAAGCCCTGTGCCGGGCGTTGGGCGTAGTGAGCATGGTGCAAAGCCCAACGTTTTCTATTGTCAACGAGTATACTACCCACGAAGGTCATTCGGTTTACCATTTCGACTGCTACCGGCTCCGCAACGAAGCCGAAGCGTTGGACATTGGCATCGAAGAGTACTTCGACTCGGGTAATTATTGCTTTATCGAATGGCCCGAACGTATCGCATCGCTCTGGCCGCCAGCGTATTACCACATCCACCTTACCGCCGACGAAACCGAACGGCGAACGGTGGAATCGACTACTGTTCATTAGTTCAACATTCAAGGTTCAACGTTTTCCTGAGGGAAACAACATTGAACGTTGTGCATTGAACACGAAACATTGATGAAGTGACTGGATTTGAAGAATTAGCCAAGCAAACGGCACTCTACCCCAAAGAAGCTCCGATGGCCGTAAGAACCAGCCGGAATAGTTTGCTTATTGGCCTGCCGAAAGAGGTATCGCTTCAGGAAAACCGGATTGCGCTCACACCCGAAGCGGTGGCAATTCTGGTGCGCAACGGCCACAACGTGATTGTTGAGCAGGGCGCAGGCGAGAAAGCTAAATTTACCGACTCGGAATACAGCGAAGCGGGGGCGCAAATTGCTTATTCGCCCAAAGAGGTGTACGAAGCCAATCTGATTCTAAAAATCGAACCATTGGTCGATGCCGAGTTTGAGCATGTTCGGTCGGGCAGTACGGTGATTTCAGCGTTGAATTTACCCACGCATGAGCGGAAGTATTTCGAAAGAATCAACGAAAAAAATATTACGGCGTTCGGCTACGAATTCATTGAGGATCAAGCTGGTAATATGCCCATTATTCGGTCGATGAGCGAAATTGCGGGTAGTACGGTCATGCTTATTGCTGCCGAATACCTCAGCAACGCCGACAATGGCCGGGGTATCATTCTGGGCGGTATCACGGGCGTTCCGCCTACGAAGGTGGTGTTGCTCGGCGCGGGCACGGTAGCCGAATACGCCGTTCGCACAGCCCTCGGCATGGGAGCCGACATTAAGGTGTTCGACCGGCATCTATACAAATTGCAACGGCTTAAATACGCCGTTGGGCAGCATATCTACACGTCTATTATCGACTCCGACACGCTGACCGAAGCCGTTCAACGCGCCGACGTGGTGATTGGTGCCATGCGGGCCGACGATGGCCTGAGTCCGGTAGTCGTAACCGAAGAAATGGTGGGGCGCATGAAACCCGATTCCGTTATTATCGACGTGTCCATCGACCAGGGTGGCAACTTCGAGACGTCGCGCATGACCACCCACAAGCAGCCCACTTTTCGGCACATGGGCGTGATTCATTACTGCGTGCCAAACATTGCCGCCCGCGTGGCCTATACGGCCAGTATGGCACTAAGCAACGTGTTTCTGCCCTTCCTGCTGGAAACCGGCACCACCGGCGGCATCGAGCAGATGCTGTATGCGAACCGTTGGTTTATGAAAGGTGTTTATGCCCATAGAGGTACGCTGACCAATCTATACATCGCCCGCAAATTCAACATGCGGTTCAAAGATTTGCAGTTACTGCTGGCCGCACGGTTTTAACACGAAATAGTATTTATGTGTGTTGTATGGCTGTATGGCTGACGCGCGTGGAGACGCAAAGGGTTGCGTCTCTACAATTGACCATCCCGTGTAGAGACGCAACCCTTTGCGTCTCCACGTGCGCCAGCCATACAACGCAACGTCAATAAAATTATGATTAACCACAGCAACGAAAATACGCTACTCGACGATGCCAACTCGTATGACGTCAACAAACAGTTGATGGGCGAAATTTCGTCCGATTTTGTCAAAGTAGCCGATCAGTTAAAGGAAGCGTCGTATCAGATTCGGAAACGCGGTTTTTCGGATTATCCGGTGTTTGTCGCGTCACGCCGGGAGGTGCCGGTGGGGCAGTTGCTCATTGGCGCAACCGAGTTGGAAAACAAGTGGAATTACAAAGCGTCGTTTGTAGACGAGTTCATTCAGCGTGCGCTCATCGGCCCCGAATCGGTCGAACTCTGGAAAGAAAACTACAAAACGCCCGACGAATACTGCTGC from Spirosoma montaniterrae encodes:
- a CDS encoding SusC/RagA family TonB-linked outer membrane protein — its product is MKNILHRTYRTLPLLVLSWLLCMVAVAQDRRVSGVVKDETGSALPGVSVVLKGSTQGTTTDAEGKYNLAVPGSNARLVFSYVGYVSKEIAVGSQSSLDVALQADDKTLNEIVVIGYGTARKSDLTGSVASVKQSQLLERPAPSLNQALAGRMAGVQVNTNSGRPGGRTTVRVRGFSSINSSNNPLYVVDGVQLPVGNQDQFTNAIDYINPNDIVSVEVLKDASSTAIYGARGANGVILVTTKKGKSGEGRISYNADFSVNTIGPNRPEVLNAREYMAVEDLSYKNIEKYDPVGWAAGRYANLNPVLKRTQMRALYPDVFDENLNPRYDTDWFKESSQNKLSQNHQLNFSGGNDRTQYSLSLGFRDDQGLIKTSYMKRYSGRFTIDDQVKSWLKIGGTLSYNNQSENLVDINDAVARQIVEDFPFLPVRYPDGTFANNRDYPQAEGTFSSVHRLMGRRFIMNTQTTTGSLNSDITLAKGLVFKTIVGANIMTREVNQSTTRTLDLGGQGNASVSNRKDTFWSFENFLTYNKQVGRHSFNGLLGLSWQETNLFGINSNVRTFATDYFGFNNLGAAAILGGIGSFAQREALNSYFGRFNYGLDEKYLFTFTGRADGSSKFGANNKFAFFPSAAVAWRVSEEPFLKNSSVISNLKIRSSYGLSGNSEIPPYTSLPLLSSNYATIFNDARVSGTGVSRLANPDLRWERTAQADVGVELGLFKGRISIEADYYYRKTTDMLLDAPVPLSSGYGIIRRNVGSMQNQGIELGLNTVNVATSDFNWTTNFNLSMNRNKVLTLATPADIFNVGGPNFTNPTNVIRVGEAVGSFWGLTRLGVWSEAERETAARFRSYRNNLTILPGDIKYLDVNGDFAITDADRSIIGNGSPFVWGAMSNTLRYKKLDLTVELQYSYGNDIMDMTLHPSEDRQALANSYKTVLDAWTPTNQNSQIAEIRDTRAGYVTNVDTRWIKDGSFLRGRNLLLGYTLPSNLISRWKMNQFRVYATVQNFFLLTHKDVIGDPEATPTNQGDNNSAFSQGMIWHNYPRPTTYMIGLQIGL
- a CDS encoding RagB/SusD family nutrient uptake outer membrane protein translates to MTFKLHKPLSMLLLSGALLLGPTSCKDFLEEQAPSALTPDSFYTIPDHAEAAIAAVYADLRGMYGGAGIFSSTWQMLEAPTGTSTTETAQNSDLNNLYSLVYDGNTAHIINAWGSLYRVIANANLVLDKVPGITPMNADQKARILAEARFLRAYAYFHAVRLWGDVPLITKPQDTTTEDFNPARTPQEQVYNQIVADLVEAEKAPLAWMNQNGRVGMAAVKSQLAKVYLTMAGFPLSKGATHFKLAADKAFEVITYANANPTAIGLFPTYMNVHDERLENRLEHIFSLQYNVVVAGNPMGNMFPNFKAVTFAGPGGTGSTVPVAAFYNSYETGDLRAKDQEGWFYTTYFTNGNGARFNLGAPYIFKHFNFVANGIEGIPGTRNDNLNVPQIRYAEVLLTYAEAQNELGPPTQAAYDAYKRVRDRAKLTTPAIGTFTQASFREAVWRERWWELCYEQITWYDMVRLRRSFNPTTRQFVNFVGAISPSSNAPYQEKHLLFPIPRPELLNNPNLKTQNPGYPGV
- a CDS encoding TonB-dependent receptor codes for the protein MKRTLPVLLLSWFLCITAFAQDRRLTGRVLDGNDNSPLPGANVVIKGTQTGVVTDANGQFTLQLPAGRTVLTVSAIGFATQEATIGNQSDLAITLTPDIKTLSEVVVTGYGTQSKKDITGAVASIDSKALLAVPITNAAQGLQGRIAGVNVSNDNSPGGGIMVRIRGFGTINDNTPLYVIDGVPTQGNLNTINPNDIESMQILKDASAASIYGSRAGNGVVIITTKKGKAGKPRLTYDAYYGQQSAWKFLDLLNTQEYANLVWEAGINSLNPLRNGVPQPGTNGQLTYPRHAQFGNGARPVIPYWILPAGSTDPNDPRAADALYNNTPTARNLITRANQEGTDWYDVIFNPAPIQNHQIGVSGATEAARYAMSLNYFDQKGIMEYTSYKRYALRANTEFNVTKRVRIGENFQVSYGERIGQPNGNQNEANPVSFAYRIQPIIPVYDIRNYFAGTSGADLDNARNPLADLWRNKDNKEREIRLFGNAYADFDILKNLTFRTSFGVDYNLFNVRRYRAIDVESNEQAGSNSLIQENRYDYTWTWYNTLTYNMTIANRHRFNVILGTEAIKSFGEGFLAERQGFASDDLTNRYLFAGRNIIRADGRPFVDYRLASEFGRINYALDDKYLVDFTLRRDRSSRFAPNFRTAIFPAASVGWRVSREGFLSRLSWLTDAKLRAGWGRTGNQSIGDYNFATQYASSPESSFYDLTGSRTSSFQGYELAQFGNENARWETTTSTNIGLDATLLKGRLDLNFDWFNRRTTDMLFPVEVQFTQGVATNPFQNIGEMTNKGVELGLNYNDKALRGNLTYGIGVNFSTYRNLVTRTNGDPATQFFGFSNLRLPTGTVSVTQQGFPLASFFGYFVDGIFQSDEEGAAAPRQFDGVTNRAGNFRFRDINNDGLITAADRTIIGNPHPDFMYGFNVNVGYKNFRLDLLGQGVQGNQIFNYVKYWTDFPTFAGNRSRRMLEQSWRPGSTNAVLPLPRSSDNINSNPSTYFLENGSFLRLRNIQLTYTLPKTVFSRLNLSNANVYVQAQNWLTFTKYSGLDPEINLRSSSGIGQDRQLGVDEGAYPASRALLVGLSLGF